The genomic segment TCTTGTTCCTCAAACTCCcattcattatcattatcattaccaTTACCGTATCGTTCATTCAAGAACTCCACAGCTGATTTAGTTAAAACACACCTCGATGCTACGCAGTGCCTAAATAATACTACTAAATAAAGTAAGACAACAAAATAGcaagatacaaaacaaatgaGGCAACAGATAGTAAATACACATTGTAGAATAAGAAACTACACGCTAACTAAATAACGAGCTAGGAAAATATCGAAAAGAAATTCCAAACCCCAAAATGAGCCAAAAACTAACCATCTTGTTCTTCTTCCTCAAACTCCCATTCATTATCATCGTTCCCGTATCGTTCATTCAAGAACTCCACAGCTGATTTAGTGAACACCAACTTCTCAGAATCCAGTATATCAAACAAATTCAAAGTTCTTGGTGTCAACATCTTCAATGTCCTAATATTTCTACTAGAAAGAATCacattttcatcaatttcagTCATTAAGAACAAAGCTTTCTCTTTAGGATCCAAACCCCATCTCCTCATTAACTCAATAAACTCTTTAGTCTTTGGTTTATCAAACTTATCAccaaattcttcaacaacaatagcatTTTCAACAGCACTTGAAAGTGCAGTTGAAATAGCaagtcttttttctttcttgtttatCTTAACTGACCAATCTTTAGGCTTAGGCCCAAACACAACACCACCACCGGGCCTCAATGGTGTTCTCTTCGAACCTTGTCGAGCCCGGCCCGTTTTCTTTTGTGGGTATGGTTTAATACCACCACCACGTACTTGAGCGCGTGTCAGAGTTGAAGCAGTACCAGCGCGTGCGTTACGGAGGTCTGTTGTGAGTCCACGGTGGACGACGGCGCGTGCGGTGTCGAGTGGGGCGGATTTTATGTTGAGCGTTGTGGACCCCACTTCGGTGCCATCGAAGGATAGAATTGGAATTGTGGCTGTGGCTGCTGCTTCTGAACGGATAGTGGTGGTGGCAGTGAGGGGTTTGAAAAACACGCGCTGCTTTTGAGAGTGGATGTTGCTTTTGGGGTTAGAGAGGAAAATggtggaagaaaagaaagataaagaagtagaca from the Lycium ferocissimum isolate CSIRO_LF1 chromosome 11, AGI_CSIRO_Lferr_CH_V1, whole genome shotgun sequence genome contains:
- the LOC132037915 gene encoding large ribosomal subunit protein uL4c isoform X1; translation: MSTSLSFFSSTIFLSNPKSNIHSQKQRVFFKPLTATTTIRSEAAATATIPILSFDGTEVGSTTLNIKSAPLDTARAVVHRGLTTDLRNARAGTASTLTRAQVRGGGIKPYPQKKTGRARQGSKRTPLRPGGGVVFGPKPKDWSVKINKKEKRLAISTALSSAVENAIVVEEFGDKFDKPKTKEFIELMRRWGLDPKEKALFLMTEIDENVILSSRNIRTLKMLTPRTLNLFDILDSEKCVLTKSAVEFLNERYGNGNDNDNEWEFEEQEEDGGKVEESAESSE
- the LOC132037915 gene encoding large ribosomal subunit protein uL4c isoform X2; the encoded protein is MSTSLSFFSSTIFLSNPKSNIHSQKQRVFFKPLTATTTIRSEAAATATIPILSFDGTEVGSTTLNIKSAPLDTARAVVHRGLTTDLRNARAGTASTLTRAQVRGGGIKPYPQKKTGRARQGSKRTPLRPGGGVVFGPKPKDWSVKINKKEKRLAISTALSSAVENAIVVEEFGDKFDKPKTKEFIELMRRWGLDPKEKALFLMTEIDENVILSSRNIRTLKMLTPRTLNLFDILDSEKLVFTKSAVEFLNERYGNDDNDNEWEFEEQEEDGGKVEESAESSE
- the LOC132037915 gene encoding large ribosomal subunit protein uL4c isoform X3, producing MSTSLSFFSSTIFLSNPKSNIHSQKQRVFFKPLTATTTIRSEAAATATIPILSFDGTEVGSTTLNIKSAPLDTARAVVHRGLTTDLRNARAGTASTLTRAQVRGGGIKPYPQKKTGRARQGSKRTPLRPGGGVVFGPKPKDWSVKINKKEKRLAISTALSSAVENAIVVEEFGDKFDKPKTKEFIELMRRWGLDPKEKALFLMTEIDENVILSSRNIRTLKMLTPRTLNLFDILDSEKLVFTKSAVEFLNERYGNDDNEWEFEEEEQDGGKVEESAESSE